The following coding sequences lie in one Fretibacterium sp. OH1220_COT-178 genomic window:
- the yedE gene encoding YedE family putative selenium transporter: MDRLLTSRHGPWVTGGILGLVAVLLVRLGNPGNMGFCVACFTRDIAGALGLHRAAVVQYLRPEIPAFILGSFLSALAFGEYAPRSGSSPVVRFFLGVCAMFGALVFLGCPWRAYLRLAGGDWNALYGIGGLIVGVLMGIAFLWNGFSLGAAERSPRASGLVMPFIALVLLALVVLKPLFGPEGTGPIFFSEKGPGAQHAPLLVSLAAGLLVGWLAQRSRFCTVGALRDLLMMGDGHLFKGIVAFTLAAFAASYALGYFHPGFEKQPVAHTQSLWNFMGMVLSGLAFTLAGGCPGRQLIMTGEGDGDAAVFVLGMLTGAALAHNFSTASSGAGVGPAGIPATIVGLVFCLAVGFACRTRSA, encoded by the coding sequence TAGGTTGTTGACGTCCCGCCACGGGCCCTGGGTGACGGGCGGAATTCTGGGGCTCGTCGCCGTCCTGCTCGTCAGGCTGGGCAACCCCGGCAACATGGGGTTCTGCGTGGCCTGCTTCACGCGGGACATCGCGGGCGCGCTGGGCCTGCACCGCGCGGCCGTGGTGCAGTACCTGAGGCCGGAGATCCCGGCGTTCATCCTGGGCTCGTTCCTCTCGGCCCTCGCCTTCGGCGAGTACGCGCCGCGCAGCGGCTCCTCGCCCGTGGTGCGCTTCTTTCTCGGCGTGTGCGCCATGTTCGGCGCGCTGGTCTTTCTGGGGTGCCCCTGGAGGGCCTATCTGCGCCTCGCGGGCGGGGACTGGAACGCCCTTTACGGCATCGGGGGCCTGATCGTCGGGGTCCTGATGGGCATCGCCTTCCTCTGGAACGGCTTCAGCCTCGGCGCCGCCGAGCGCAGCCCGAGGGCGTCGGGCCTGGTCATGCCGTTCATCGCCCTGGTGCTGCTGGCCCTGGTCGTCCTCAAGCCCCTGTTCGGGCCGGAGGGGACGGGCCCCATCTTCTTCTCCGAGAAGGGGCCGGGAGCGCAGCACGCGCCCCTGCTCGTCTCGCTGGCGGCGGGGCTTCTCGTGGGCTGGCTGGCGCAGCGCAGCCGCTTCTGCACCGTCGGGGCCCTGCGGGACCTCCTCATGATGGGGGACGGGCACCTGTTCAAGGGCATCGTCGCCTTCACCCTGGCCGCCTTCGCCGCGAGCTACGCGCTGGGCTACTTCCATCCCGGCTTCGAGAAGCAGCCCGTGGCCCATACCCAGTCGCTCTGGAACTTCATGGGCATGGTGCTCTCCGGCCTGGCCTTCACGCTGGCGGGCGGCTGCCCGGGCCGCCAGCTCATCATGACGGGCGAGGGCGACGGGGACGCCGCCGTGTTCGTCCTGGGGATGCTGACCGGCGCGGCGCTGGCCCACAACTTCTCCACGGCGAGCAGCGGGGCGGGCGTCGGGCCCGCGGGGATCCCGGCGACGATCGTCGGGCTCGTGTTCTGTCTGGCCGTCGGGTTCGCCTGTCGGACCCGCTCGGCCTAG